One window of the Candidozyma auris chromosome 6, complete sequence genome contains the following:
- a CDS encoding tRNA 2'-phosphotransferase: MAPRHVQISKALSYLLRHGAVKENLPIDSRGFVELSAILKHPRIKTHRASAEEIKTIVAENDKKRFTLETREDGKTYICANQGHSLGLVTEENMEPLPYEEMPGNVYHGTFANKLDAIYTRGGLCKMSRNHIHFTSDAEWSHSGIRKSCNVLIYLDLDKCKETGLVFYKSANGVILTRGNDEGIVPVGCFREVKTLRGTLAEEKSAQEQ, from the coding sequence ATGGCTCCACGGCACGTTCAGATCTCCAAGGCTTTGCTGTACCTTCTTCGACACGGTGCAGTCAAGGAGAACCTCCCCATTGATAGCCGAGGTTTCGTAGAGCTTTCAGCCATTCTCAAGCATCCCAGGATCAAAACTCACCGAGCTTCTGCAGAAGAGATTAAAACCATTGTGGCCgaaaacgacaagaagCGATTCACTTTGGAGACTCGAGAAGATGGGAAGACGTATATTTGCGCCAATCAGGGACATTCTCTTGGCCTCGTGACTGAGGAAAACATGGAGCCATTGCCATACGAAGAGATGCCTGGAAACGTGTACCATGGCACATTTGCCAACAAGCTAGACGCCATCTACACACGCGGAGGTCTCTGTAAAATGCTGAGAAACCATATCCACTTCACATCAGACGCTGAGTGGAGCCATCTGGGGATCCGCAAGAGCTGCAATGTGTTGATCTACTTAGACTTGGACAAGTGCAAAGAGACAGGGCTAGTTTTTTACAAGTCTGCAAACGGGGTTATCCTCACAAGGGGAAACGACGAGGGGATAGTGCCTGTGGGGTGTTTTCGAGAGGTGAAGACACTTCGAGGCACGTTGGCCGAGGAGAAGTCGGCGCAAGAGCAGTAG
- a CDS encoding LYR motif-containing protein — MTKAALQAYRAALRATRVAFNGDEKILRASRMKIREGFDKKRTLANQEEVDKAITDLNEVAKFLVKNIVQAEKQEGDRYFLKFHKGTELGDNATIKQNNKKNMGSLAGAKVRRCSDNK, encoded by the coding sequence ATGACCAAGGCCGCCTTGCAGGCATACCGTGCCGCTCTCAGGGCCACCAGAGTGGCGTTCAACGGTGACGAGAAAATCTTGAGGGCGCTGAGAATGAAAATTAGAGAAGGCTTCGACAAGAAGCGCACACTTGCCAACCAAGAGGAAGTTGACAAGGCCATCACTGACTTGAACGAGGTGGCCAAGTTCcttgtcaagaacatcGTGCAAGCTGAAAAACAGGAAGGCGACCGctacttcttgaagtttcaCAAGGGCACCGAGTTGGGTGACAACGCCACGATCAAGcagaacaacaagaagaacatgGGCTCTCTCGCTGGCGCCAAAGTGAGAAGATGCAGCGATAACAAATAG